The genomic interval CCTGTGGTACGACCCCATTCCCGTCGACCGGGTGCTGGCCGACGCCGCCCCGGTGCGCTGGCGCGAGTACGAGATCGGGGTGCACGAGCTGCCCGGCCATACGCTCTACGCGGCGGCGTACTCCTTCACCGCGGACGGCCGACGCGTCATCGCCACCGGTGACCAGCAGAACACCGCCTGGAGCCCGGGCGGGGGAGCGCCCGAACTCCTCAACTACCAGTACCGCAACCGATTCCGCGTAGACGACTTCGTGCGCAGCGCCGAGCTGTACCGCACCCTGCGCCCCGAGCTGATGATCAGCGGCCACTGGTTCCCGTACGAGGTCACCGACGGCTATCTCGACATGCTCCTGCGCCAGGGCGAGAAGCTGGCCCGGCTGCACCGGGAGATTCTGCCGCGCGAGGTCGACTTCGACGCCGAGGGGTTCGGCGCGCGCATCGCCCCGTACCGCAGTGCGGTGGCTCCCGGCGGCGTCGTTCCGCTGCGGATCGAGGTCCGCAACCCGTTCCCCACGCCCGACCGCGCCACTCTGCGGACGGTGCTGCCGACCGGCTGGTCGGCCGAACCACTGGTCGCGGAAGTCGATTTGCGCGCCGGTGAAGTGCGCGAGGTCGACGTCACGGTGTGCATACCCGACGGCTGCCCGCCGAGCGAACGAGTCCGGCTCGCCGTCGACCTGACCGTGGGGCGCATGGCCTTCGGGCAGCAGGCGGAGGCCCTGGTGAGCGTGCGATGACGATCACGGACACGCCGACTGTGCGAGCGCACCACGACGAGCAGGGGATCCATGTCACCGGCCCGGGATGGCGGATGACCGTCGCCCCGGACGGGCTGACCGCCCTCCTGCACGGCCCGGCGGACGCCGCCCGCCCCGCCCACCCCGTACTCCTGCAACTGCACGCGGCCCTGGACCGCACCGACCGCAGCGACGAGACGGTCGCCGTCCGACCGCCGCGTCTGGAGTTCGAGGCGGGGCCATCGGGCTCCGGGCACCCCGTCGTCACCGTTGAGCGCCGCAGCACAGCCTGGCGGACGGCCCGCACCCGCGTCGTCTGCGGCCCCCGGGGCCCCGAGTTCACCTGGACCGTCGAGGGCGGCGGCGCCCTGCGTACGTCCCGGCTGTTCGCCGTGCGGGCGGCGCTCGGCGGGCGCGGCGGCGGACTCCGCCCCAGCGGCCACGACTGGGCGACCCTGTTCACCCCGAACCCCGGTCCGCCGCGCCGGCTCACCCGGACCGCGCGGGAAAGCGCCACGATCGGTGTCTGCGGCGACGCACGGCCCGGCCGAGGGCACTGGTTCTTCACGCCCGCGC from Streptomyces drozdowiczii carries:
- a CDS encoding MBL fold metallo-hydrolase, which translates into the protein MANSYALLSEHGTALLIDFGFDLTTGLPGGHDRSSRRPLLASIEALRRDHGIDRVEVALPTHYHDDHVAGFNLLREVHGTEIWSPAHIAPVLTAPLRWDLPCLWYDPIPVDRVLADAAPVRWREYEIGVHELPGHTLYAAAYSFTADGRRVIATGDQQNTAWSPGGGAPELLNYQYRNRFRVDDFVRSAELYRTLRPELMISGHWFPYEVTDGYLDMLLRQGEKLARLHREILPREVDFDAEGFGARIAPYRSAVAPGGVVPLRIEVRNPFPTPDRATLRTVLPTGWSAEPLVAEVDLRAGEVREVDVTVCIPDGCPPSERVRLAVDLTVGRMAFGQQAEALVSVR